The Amycolatopsis mongoliensis genome includes a window with the following:
- a CDS encoding DUF3224 domain-containing protein, which produces MTSTATASFVLDKWEPQATDEAAGTEFARVAIAKTFTGAVEGTSTVEMLTASNATSRAYVAFERLAVSVDGRKGAFVLHHSADESGLTLKILTGSGSGELTGISGTAKIERDAEQNHTFTLTYDL; this is translated from the coding sequence ATGACCAGCACTGCCACCGCGTCGTTCGTCCTCGACAAGTGGGAGCCGCAGGCGACCGACGAGGCCGCGGGCACGGAGTTCGCCCGGGTGGCGATCGCCAAGACGTTCACCGGAGCGGTCGAAGGGACCAGCACCGTCGAGATGCTGACGGCGTCCAACGCGACTTCACGCGCGTACGTCGCCTTCGAGCGTCTCGCCGTCTCGGTCGACGGCCGCAAGGGCGCCTTCGTCCTGCACCACTCGGCCGACGAGTCCGGCCTGACGCTGAAGATCCTCACCGGTTCGGGCTCGGGCGAGCTGACCGGGATCTCCGGCACGGCGAAGATCGAGAGGGACGCCGAGCAGAACCACACCTTCACGCTCACGTACGACCTGTAG
- a CDS encoding helicase HerA-like domain-containing protein translates to MTEQGSPASEIAAGYASEGAALELGAVVIDGKTDAAAAVRLPLATLNRHGLVAGATGTGKTKTLQLVAEQLSAAGVPVVLADVKGDLSGLAAAGEANDKVGKRSQELGDDWAGTAYPVQFLSLGTGGKGSPIRATITSFGPVLLSKVLGLNETQESTLGLIFHWADQRGLALLDTKDLRSVITHLTSDEGKADLKGIGGVSAATAGVILRALSNLEAQGGEDFFGEPELDVHDLMRQNEGKGVVTLLELDNLQSKPALFSTFLMWLLAELFEELPEEGDLDKPKLVFFFDEAHLLFNDASKAFLERIEQTVKLIRSKGVGVFFCTQLPTDIPNNVLSQLGARIQHALRAFTPDDQAALAKTVKTYPKTKFYELDTALTSLGIGEAIVTVLSERGAPTPVAWTRLRAPRSKMGSIGAEAVAAAVASSDLHAKYAETIDRESAYEKLAAKIPSAPAPEAPPAEAPPAPAASEKEKDEPGFIESAMKNPAVKSFMRSAASALGREITRGLFGNRKR, encoded by the coding sequence GTGACCGAGCAGGGGTCGCCGGCGAGCGAGATCGCCGCTGGTTATGCGAGTGAGGGTGCCGCGCTGGAGCTGGGCGCGGTGGTGATCGACGGCAAGACGGACGCCGCGGCCGCGGTGCGCCTGCCGCTGGCGACGCTGAACCGGCACGGCCTGGTCGCGGGCGCGACCGGGACGGGCAAGACCAAGACGTTGCAGCTGGTCGCGGAGCAGCTTTCGGCGGCGGGAGTGCCGGTGGTGCTCGCGGACGTGAAGGGCGACCTGTCCGGCCTGGCCGCGGCCGGCGAGGCGAACGACAAGGTCGGCAAGCGCTCTCAGGAGCTGGGCGACGACTGGGCGGGCACGGCCTACCCCGTGCAGTTCCTGTCCTTGGGCACCGGCGGGAAGGGCTCGCCGATCCGGGCGACGATCACGAGCTTCGGGCCGGTGCTGCTGTCGAAGGTGCTGGGCCTGAACGAGACGCAGGAGTCGACGCTCGGCCTGATCTTCCACTGGGCCGACCAGCGCGGTCTCGCGTTGCTGGACACGAAGGACCTCCGGTCGGTGATCACGCACCTGACCAGTGACGAGGGCAAGGCGGACCTCAAGGGCATCGGCGGGGTGTCGGCGGCGACGGCCGGGGTGATCCTGCGCGCGCTGTCCAACCTGGAGGCCCAGGGCGGCGAGGACTTCTTCGGCGAGCCCGAGCTGGACGTCCACGACCTGATGCGGCAGAACGAGGGCAAGGGCGTCGTCACGCTGCTGGAGCTGGACAACCTCCAGTCGAAACCGGCGTTGTTCTCGACGTTCCTGATGTGGCTGCTGGCCGAGCTGTTCGAGGAACTGCCCGAGGAGGGCGACCTCGACAAGCCGAAGCTCGTCTTCTTCTTCGACGAAGCGCACCTGCTGTTCAACGACGCGTCGAAGGCGTTCCTCGAGCGCATCGAGCAGACCGTGAAGCTGATCCGGTCCAAGGGTGTCGGCGTGTTCTTCTGCACGCAGCTGCCCACGGACATCCCCAACAACGTGCTCTCGCAGCTGGGCGCGCGGATCCAGCACGCGCTGCGGGCGTTCACGCCGGACGACCAGGCGGCGCTGGCCAAGACGGTCAAGACCTACCCGAAGACGAAGTTCTACGAGCTCGACACGGCGTTGACGTCGCTGGGCATCGGCGAGGCGATCGTCACGGTGCTGTCGGAGCGGGGCGCGCCGACGCCGGTGGCGTGGACGCGGCTGCGCGCACCGCGGTCGAAGATGGGCTCGATCGGTGCCGAAGCCGTGGCCGCCGCGGTCGCTTCGTCGGACCTGCACGCGAAGTACGCCGAGACGATCGACCGGGAGTCCGCGTACGAGAAGCTGGCCGCGAAGATCCCCTCGGCTCCCGCACCGGAAGCTCCGCCTGCCGAGGCTCCGCCGGCTCCCGCGGCTTCCGAGAAGGAGAAGGACGAACCGGGGTTCATCGAGTCGGCGATGAAGAACCCGGCGGTGAAGTCGTTCATGCGGTCCGCGGCCAGTGCGCTGGGCCGGGAGATCACGCGCGGGCTGTTCGGCAACCGCAAGCGGTGA